From a region of the Acinetobacter larvae genome:
- a CDS encoding DcaP family trimeric outer membrane transporter encodes MSHRTVNGKNFMKGGIAVAVLAAMMGTAHAATAEQTEIQKLRQEVEALKALIQQQQVQQQQVQQQVQQQQVYLQQVPAQTAAAKPQSVLSELKSKAGASVKLYGSVRLDSEYQFKGGDGIYNRINTVDLNGVAQNGVLNPNKDRFYSNVGASRIGLDFVAPVNGADVGGKIELDFRGGSNGDTVRIRHAYLTYNNWLLGQTTSSFLSLDTQPEMLDFGSPLGAGVYRTPMVRYSQKLADKTQAFVGLEQGRSANRLPTATAKISHSFADDKALVTGRVLAQETRARLVDGAGREYNDQNKFSWGVGVGAKYKFNDQLTLTADYTHLTGDDKYLLYSDQAYDVDNNGRGISLIDQDAVSVGLGYKINEKWRTNIAYGALFYDGVEKSTANRAAHKNDQLQQGWINVFYNPVKPITLGAEYIYGERETIDDRIGRDSRIGVMAKYDF; translated from the coding sequence ATGAGTCATCGTACGGTGAATGGTAAGAATTTTATGAAAGGTGGTATTGCGGTCGCAGTACTGGCTGCAATGATGGGAACTGCTCATGCAGCGACTGCCGAGCAAACTGAAATTCAAAAATTGCGTCAAGAAGTTGAAGCGTTGAAAGCATTGATTCAACAGCAACAAGTTCAACAACAACAAGTGCAGCAACAGGTACAGCAACAACAGGTTTACTTGCAGCAAGTACCTGCACAGACTGCGGCAGCCAAGCCTCAGTCGGTCTTGAGCGAGTTAAAATCCAAAGCGGGTGCTAGTGTCAAACTTTACGGTTCGGTTCGTTTGGACTCTGAATACCAATTTAAAGGTGGCGATGGTATTTATAACCGTATCAACACGGTGGATCTTAATGGCGTGGCACAGAATGGTGTGCTTAACCCCAATAAAGACCGTTTCTATAGCAACGTCGGTGCTTCCCGTATTGGTTTAGATTTTGTTGCACCAGTAAACGGTGCGGATGTTGGCGGTAAAATTGAGTTAGATTTCCGCGGTGGTTCAAATGGCGATACCGTTCGTATTCGTCATGCTTACTTGACCTATAATAACTGGCTCTTGGGTCAAACCACATCATCTTTCTTGTCTTTAGATACACAGCCTGAAATGCTAGATTTTGGTTCTCCATTAGGTGCAGGGGTTTACCGTACACCCATGGTTCGTTATAGCCAAAAACTTGCTGACAAAACACAAGCATTTGTCGGTCTAGAACAAGGTCGTAGTGCCAACCGTTTACCAACGGCAACGGCAAAAATTTCACATAGCTTTGCCGATGACAAAGCTTTAGTGACGGGTCGTGTTTTGGCACAAGAAACTCGTGCACGTTTAGTGGATGGTGCAGGTCGTGAATATAACGATCAAAATAAATTTAGTTGGGGTGTCGGGGTAGGCGCCAAATATAAATTTAATGATCAACTTACATTGACTGCCGACTATACGCATCTAACAGGTGATGACAAATACTTATTGTATAGTGATCAAGCCTATGATGTAGACAACAATGGTCGCGGTATTTCATTGATTGATCAAGACGCAGTATCTGTTGGCTTGGGTTATAAAATCAATGAAAAATGGCGTACCAATATTGCTTATGGCGCATTGTTCTATGATGGCGTAGAAAAATCTACAGCCAATCGTGCGGCACACAAAAATGATCAATTACAACAAGGTTGGATTAACGTGTTCTATAACCCCGTTAAACCAATTACCTTGGGTGCTGAATACATTTATGGTGAGCGCGAAACCATTGATGACCGTATCGGTCGTGATAGCCGTATTGGTGTAATGGCGAAATACGATTTCTAA
- a CDS encoding patatin-like phospholipase family protein, producing MQWLKVGLFCSIFALGACQTVAPTKQQRPQLPDATENRNLAEKRIQQKQNKPIIALVLGSGGARGYAHIGVIQVLEQAGIKPDFIVGSSAGSIVGSIYASGKNSKQLEQIALDMKAADVRDIKVGLKGFFDGQKVEDYVNKQVNAQTLEHLRIPMYVVATELKEGKRVVFNSGNTGQAVRASIAIPSMFIPTKIADKEYVDGGLVSPVPVNVARQLGADIVIAVDILAQPVNTQTSNMWGLFNQNINIMQSQLAEQELGKADIVIQPDLQSKTHIFDVSMRQETIEAGHQAAQLKLKQLQHLAEQQQVQAISP from the coding sequence ATGCAATGGCTTAAAGTTGGATTGTTCTGCAGTATATTTGCTTTGGGTGCTTGTCAGACAGTGGCGCCCACAAAACAACAGCGCCCGCAATTACCTGATGCAACAGAAAATCGCAATTTAGCCGAAAAGCGTATTCAACAAAAACAAAATAAACCGATCATTGCTTTGGTTTTAGGCAGTGGGGGAGCACGTGGCTATGCGCATATAGGGGTAATCCAAGTCTTAGAACAAGCCGGAATTAAACCAGATTTTATTGTGGGCAGCAGTGCCGGAAGTATAGTCGGGTCTATTTATGCGAGTGGTAAAAACTCCAAACAACTCGAACAAATTGCCTTAGACATGAAAGCGGCCGATGTGCGTGATATTAAAGTCGGCTTAAAAGGTTTCTTTGATGGTCAAAAAGTTGAAGATTATGTCAATAAACAAGTCAATGCACAGACTTTAGAGCATTTGCGTATTCCGATGTATGTGGTTGCAACAGAGCTGAAAGAAGGTAAGCGCGTTGTGTTTAATAGTGGCAATACTGGACAAGCCGTGCGTGCATCGATTGCAATTCCCAGTATGTTTATCCCGACTAAAATTGCAGATAAAGAATATGTTGATGGGGGCTTAGTGAGTCCGGTACCTGTCAATGTTGCACGGCAGCTCGGCGCAGATATTGTGATTGCTGTTGATATCTTGGCACAGCCTGTCAATACACAGACCAGTAATATGTGGGGTTTGTTCAATCAAAATATTAATATTATGCAGAGTCAATTGGCAGAACAAGAGCTAGGCAAAGCAGATATTGTCATTCAACCCGATTTACAGTCTAAAACACACATTTTTGATGTGTCTATGCGACAAGAAACCATTGAAGCAGGGCATCAGGCGGCACAATTAAAATTAAAACAATTACAGCATCTGGCTGAACAGCAGCAGGTACAAGCCATCAGCCCTTAA
- a CDS encoding acyl-CoA thioesterase: MTQLDKMVAIADDQSELTMSLLMTPEMANFSGNVHGGTILKLLDQVAYACASRYSGSYVVTLSVDKVTFKEPIHVGEMVSFLASVNHVGRTSMEIGIRVEAQNIQKRTVRHTNSCYFTMVAVDEQGKPTVVPELNLDNDWKRCRFEAAEQRKINRLKEYHQPSCSIYKHETSS; this comes from the coding sequence ATGACTCAGCTCGATAAAATGGTTGCCATTGCGGATGACCAGTCTGAATTGACCATGTCGCTATTGATGACACCAGAAATGGCAAATTTTTCAGGCAACGTGCACGGTGGAACCATTTTAAAACTATTAGACCAAGTCGCTTATGCCTGTGCCAGCCGCTATTCAGGCAGCTACGTGGTCACGCTGTCTGTCGATAAAGTTACCTTTAAAGAGCCTATTCATGTTGGGGAAATGGTTAGCTTTTTAGCCAGTGTCAATCATGTTGGGCGGACCTCGATGGAAATCGGGATTCGTGTTGAAGCACAGAATATTCAAAAGCGTACGGTACGACATACCAATAGCTGCTATTTCACCATGGTTGCAGTGGATGAACAGGGTAAGCCAACGGTAGTACCTGAGTTAAATTTGGATAATGACTGGAAGCGTTGTCGTTTTGAAGCGGCAGAGCAACGTAAGATCAATCGTTTAAAAGAGTATCATCAACCCTCTTGTAGTATTTATAAACATGAGACCTCATCTTAA